CACAAGAACGTTATCATTTTCAATAATTTTATTTGCTGTAGCTACCTTTTTAATGTATTTTGTCAATGATTATACAATTTTACTAGTTTTGCGTTTTGTAATTGGTCTTGGTATTGGTGGCGAGTTCGGCATTGGTATGGCGATTGTTACAGAAACTTGGGCACCTGATATGAGAGCAAGAGCGACTTCTTGGGTAGCACTTGGTTGGCAAGGCGGTGTATTATTAGCTGCTATCATACCAGCAATAATTGTTCCTATGTTTGGCTGGCGTGCTGTATTTCTTGTAGGCTTAATTCCTGCACTTATAGCAATTTATGTGCGTATGCATCTTAGAGAACCTATTTTGTGGCAACGCAAAAAACAGCGTCAAAAAGAATTATTAGCTAAAAAAGAAAATGGAACGCTTACTGAAAAAGAACAGAAAGAATATTACCATTTAGTAGGTATGCCACTTAAAAGATTATTTTCCACTAAAAAAATCACAGCTACGACAATCGGTCTTACTGTAATGTGTTTAGTACAAAATTTTGGTTACTATGCGATATTTAGCTGGATGCCAACAATTTTATCTCAAAAATATGGTTATAGTTTAGCTCAGACAAGTGGTTGGATGGTAATTTCTATTGCAGGTATGATTATCGGTATAATTTTATTTGGTATCTTAGCTGATAAAATTGGCCGTAAAAAAACATTTGCTCTTTGGTATATTTGCGGAACAATTTACTGCATAATATATTTCTTCTTCTTTACAAGTCAAACAAGTTTATTGTGGGGCAGTTTCTTATTAGGTTTCACTGTAAATGGCATGATGGGTGGTTATGGTGCTGTCATCGCTGAAAATTATCCATCAGAAGCACGTTCTACAGCTGAAAATATAATTTTTGGTACAGGTCGCGGCTTATCTGGTTTTGGTCCTGCTATAATAGGTTATTTGGCAACAGGCGGAAGCTTGATTAGTGCAATGAGTCTTGTATTTGTTATTTATCCTATCGCACTCATTTTCATGTGGTTTACTGTTCCAGAAACAAAAGGTATTGAAATTGATTAATATTGATTAATAAAGAAAAAGGCTATGCAAGAGCATAGCCTTTTTTATATTGATTTATAAGTTTTCAATGATTGAAAGAAGTTCGGCGTAATTATTGATAAAAAAATCAGCTTGTTGTTTTATTTCTTCAATATCATTATTAGAGTATTTATCATAGATAGCAACCGTTTTTAAACCTGCATTTTTAGCTGCTTTAATGCCTACTAAAGAATCTTCAAAGACGATACACTGTTCTAGTTTAGCATTAAATGCTTGCATGGCTTTTAAATAAACTTCTGGATTTGGTTTAATTTTAGCAACATCTTCACGTGTGTAAATCAAATCAAAATATTCATCAAGTGGTGCTTTAGAGATGATATTTTTATTTAAAGTGCGGTATATTTCCATATTAGTTCGTTTAGTCGTTGTAGTTATCGCAAGAGTGAAATTTTTTTCTTTTAATTTTTTTATGATTAAATCGGCTTGCGGTTTATAATCAATTATATTTTGAAGAAAATCTTGAGCTATTTCATAGCGTAGTTTTATGATTTCTTCTGGGGATAATTGGAATTTGTATTTCTCTTTTAGATATTGGCAATAGCATAGATAAGGATTTACTTCTGAGCTGAATTTTTGAAGTTGTGTATCGCGGTCGTTTTGAATAATTATTTCATCAACTATTTTATTGGTTTGATTTTCGATGAGTTTTTGGTCGATTTGGTTCCAAACGCCGACTGAATCAATCAATGTGCCGTCCATATCAAAAAAGATGAATTTTTTATCTGTTAGCATGATAAATTCCTTTCTTGTATAAATAAAATGCAAATATATTGTAACAATTATACAAGGAAGTTGAAATATATTTAAAGTTAGAAAATAAATGTATTAATCTTTTTCTTTACAGTTCCTAGTATTTATGATATATTAATTTTCGTATGTATGATAGACATTCCCGTTCTAGGACAGACGCAACTCCGACGATATCGTGGAATTGGGAGAAATAAATATTTAGGAGGAAATTAAATGTTAACTCAGGAACAGAAATTACAGATTATCCAAGATAATGCAACTCATGAAGGAGATACTGGTTCTCCAGAAGTACAGGTTGCTATTTTAACTGCACGTATTGCTTACCTTACTGAACATCTTAAAAAGAACAAAAAAGACCATCATTCCCGTCGTGGCTTATTAAAAATGGTTGGTAAACGTAGAAGACTTTTGAGCTACTTATATGATGTTGATGTAGAACGTTATCGTGCTCTTATCGCAAAATTAAATTTACGTAAATAATTAATGAAGAAGCGGGAGCATTTCCCGCTTTTTCTTTTAAAGATAAATATTGTGGTATTGTAAATCTCTATAGTAAAGATATTAGATATTTTGTTAGTTATCGATAAGATGTTTAATATCTTTACTATAGCCGCAATATTTATCCTGATTGAATTATATTATTAATAATTAGGAGGAATAAAATGTATACTTTTGAAACGACACTTGGCGGTCGTAGTTTTGTTGTTGAAACTGGTAAAATGGCTAAACAAGCAAATGGTGCAGTTCTCGTTCGTTATGGTGATACAGTGGTACTCGTAACTGCAACTGCTTCAGCTGAACCACGTGAAGGTGTAGACTTTTTCCCTTTAACAGTTGATTATGAAGAAAAAATGTATTCCGTAGGAAAAATTCCTGGCGGTTTTATAAAACGTGAAGGTCGTCCATCCGAATCAGCTATTTTAAATAGCCGTTTGATTGATAGACCAATTCGTCCACTTTTCCCAGAAGGATATCGTAACGATGTACAGATTGTAGCTACTGTTTTATCCGTAGAACAGGATAATGCTCCAGAAATCGCTGGTATGATTGGTGCTTCTTGTGCACTTTCTATTTCTGATATTCCATTCTTAGGCCCAATTGCTGGTGTGCGTGTAGGTCGTGTTGATGGTGAATTTGTAATCAATCCAACTGTTGAACAACGTGCAAAATCTGATTTGAATTTAACAGTAGCAGGTTCTTATGATGCTGTAATGATGGTTGAAGCTGGTGCAAATGAATTACCAGAAGATGTCGTATTAGAAGCTATTTTATTCGGTCATGAAGAAATTAAACGTTTAGTTCAATTCCAAAAAGATATGGCTGCACAGTGCGGTAAAGAAAAACATCAACCAAAATTATTTGAAGTTCCAGAAGAACTCGTTAATGCTATTCATGAATACACTTATGATAAATTAAATGCTGCAGTACGCGATGCAGATAAATTGCGCCGTGATGAACATGTAGCAGAAGTAAAAGCAGAAGCAAAAGAACATTTCCTTGAACTTTATCCAGAAATGGACATGGAAATAGATTACGTACTTTATAAAACCTTAAAAGGTATTGTACGTCATATGATTACACATGAAAAAATTCGTCCAGATGGTCGTGGCTTAGAAGAAGTTCGTCCAATCAGTTGTGAAGTTGGTCTTTTACCTCGTACACATGGCAGTGCACTCTTCACACGTGGACAGACACAGAT
The window above is part of the Megamonas hypermegale genome. Proteins encoded here:
- the rpsO gene encoding 30S ribosomal protein S15, yielding MLTQEQKLQIIQDNATHEGDTGSPEVQVAILTARIAYLTEHLKKNKKDHHSRRGLLKMVGKRRRLLSYLYDVDVERYRALIAKLNLRK
- a CDS encoding polyribonucleotide nucleotidyltransferase, which encodes MYTFETTLGGRSFVVETGKMAKQANGAVLVRYGDTVVLVTATASAEPREGVDFFPLTVDYEEKMYSVGKIPGGFIKREGRPSESAILNSRLIDRPIRPLFPEGYRNDVQIVATVLSVEQDNAPEIAGMIGASCALSISDIPFLGPIAGVRVGRVDGEFVINPTVEQRAKSDLNLTVAGSYDAVMMVEAGANELPEDVVLEAILFGHEEIKRLVQFQKDMAAQCGKEKHQPKLFEVPEELVNAIHEYTYDKLNAAVRDADKLRRDEHVAEVKAEAKEHFLELYPEMDMEIDYVLYKTLKGIVRHMITHEKIRPDGRGLEEVRPISCEVGLLPRTHGSALFTRGQTQILNITTLGALGDEQVIDGIGDDTPKHYIHHYNFPGYSVGEARPMRSPGRREIGHGALAERALVPVIPSETEFPYTIRLVSEVLESNGSSSMGSVCASTLSLMNAGVPIKKPVSGCAMGLVKDGDAYTILTDIQGMEDALGDMDFKVAGTPDGITAIQMDIKVAGISREILASALAQAKRGREFILGKMLECINEPNKELSPYAPRVNTMKIAVDKIRDVIGPGGKTIKKIIDETGVQIDIHDDGNVFITAPDGASAQRAQEIIDTLTREVEVGATYKGKVTRIMNFGAFVEILPGKEGLCHISQLAKERVGKVEDVVKVGDELDVRVTEIDRQGRINVSHKVLLK
- a CDS encoding MFS transporter — translated: MTEAKKHVEGEADHYIKTLIGAVLGYAADGLDMFLLSFILVFIIKDFGLTTAEAGNLTLATTIGMWIGSYIFGLLADKYGRTRTLSFSIILFAVATFLMYFVNDYTILLVLRFVIGLGIGGEFGIGMAIVTETWAPDMRARATSWVALGWQGGVLLAAIIPAIIVPMFGWRAVFLVGLIPALIAIYVRMHLREPILWQRKKQRQKELLAKKENGTLTEKEQKEYYHLVGMPLKRLFSTKKITATTIGLTVMCLVQNFGYYAIFSWMPTILSQKYGYSLAQTSGWMVISIAGMIIGIILFGILADKIGRKKTFALWYICGTIYCIIYFFFFTSQTSLLWGSFLLGFTVNGMMGGYGAVIAENYPSEARSTAENIIFGTGRGLSGFGPAIIGYLATGGSLISAMSLVFVIYPIALIFMWFTVPETKGIEID
- a CDS encoding HAD family hydrolase, which codes for MLTDKKFIFFDMDGTLIDSVGVWNQIDQKLIENQTNKIVDEIIIQNDRDTQLQKFSSEVNPYLCYCQYLKEKYKFQLSPEEIIKLRYEIAQDFLQNIIDYKPQADLIIKKLKEKNFTLAITTTTKRTNMEIYRTLNKNIISKAPLDEYFDLIYTREDVAKIKPNPEVYLKAMQAFNAKLEQCIVFEDSLVGIKAAKNAGLKTVAIYDKYSNNDIEEIKQQADFFINNYAELLSIIENL